A window of Rhipicephalus microplus isolate Deutch F79 chromosome X, USDA_Rmic, whole genome shotgun sequence genomic DNA:
AGGCTCGCTGTCGTCGCTCTCTGAATCGCTGGTGATCACTTGCTCTCTACGTCGGCGCCTAGATGGGGGGCGGTGCTGATGGTCTTGGTGGGCCGGATGTTCTGAATTTGAGCTAGTGGCGGTCAACGCCCGCAATTGCAGGCGATCTTTGATTGATGTGACATTGCCCTGTTCTTCGATTCTCGGCTTCTTTGCGCCAGTGATCTCGGTGTTGATGCACGGGCCAATAGTCGCAAAGCTTTGCTCGGGGTGGACATGGCCCTGCAGAAACTGGTGGTCTTGGGTACTTTCTTGCATCACTGCAACAAAAGCCGGTGGGCCACCCACAGCTTTCGGGCTTGTAGGGCGCTCATAATGCAAAACTTGGGAGTTGTTTCTAGTTTCAGACACCAAGTTGTCTCGCCTGTTCTCCGTATTCGTTTGTTCGAGTATAACTTCATCTTCAGTGTTACGTCGCTCCACATGTTCGAAGTCACCCTGAATGTTAGGCGGAAAATGCTTTTCTGCCATAGAGGCAGTCGGTGTTTTTTGTTGTTCTGAGCTAGAATATATCTGTGCTCCAGTGCTCGTCAGGTTGTAATTAGTGAGTGCAAGTCCCTGATGCATTGGCTCAGGTCGGCCATGCATACTGCTGTGCCAGCCGTTTCCAGCAGTATCGTTTGAGGCTGCTATGACCACGCTTGTTTGATGGGCAGTTGCACGCGTTGCGGCCTCATCCCGTATGCTTCCTCTTTCCGCATTGATGCCGCATGCACGTTTTTTTTGAATGGCGACTGAAGTTTGTCGTCCACGTGGTTTTCGCTGGTCACAGTCATAGTTGCCTTTACTCGAGTTCGGCTGTGTGTTGCGAGGATCTGGTGATTCACGTCGCCAGAGATCCATGCGTTGTTGCCTCATGTAGTTCAGCTTGTAGCGGAGATCTTGCCACTCGCAAAAATCATCTCCGCCTCCCCTCACTGCGCGACGAAACCCGCGTTGTATGGAAGTATCGAAGTCCTCAAATCCCGGACGTGACCAGCGATGTCGTCTGCGCTGTCCGTAAGCCATGAGAAATGACCTGGTTTTTTTTCTGAGGTCGATGTCCTCGAGACGATTAGTTGAGCTGGGCACACGGAAGAAAGACGCTCACTTAAGTACgtgaaatgaatatatatatatatatatatatatatatatatatatatatatatatagagagagagagagagagagagagagagagagagagagagacagagagacagaggtAATTATTGCAGATGCAAAACAGCAATATgaatgtggcagcttgggcttgttggtatgacatgatagtTATAGAGCGATAACAGAAAGACGAGAAAGACACCAGAAGGACACGAGAGTTATGTCCTTCGCTCGTGTCTTTCATGTCCTTCTTTTCcttctgtcgtcgttctgttctcgcgctataactatcgccaagTAATATGATATTTAGATATGCCAAATTATGCGCTTAGCATAAGACGAATATGTTGAGGCAAAATATTTCTGGTAGCTGCTAATACAATGATACCATGTAAAAACTTCTGCATATAATGACAGCTTGTAATACGCGTTGGTTGAGGCACTCTGAGCTCTTGTGTACCACTTCATAAAAAATGAGTTACAAGGTGCTGCTCTGCCGCGACTGCGCTTCTTGAATGCGACGAATTTCGGCgatattgagcgtatctatctatctatctatctatctatctatctatctatctatctatctatctatctatctatctatctatctatctatctatctatctatctatctatctatctatctatctatctatctatctatctatctatctatctatctatctatctatctatctatctatctatctatctatctatctatctatctatctatctatctatctatctatctatctatctatctatctatctatctatctatctatctatctatctatctatctatctatctatctatctatctatctatctatctatctatctatctatctatctatctatctatctatctatctatccaccaacTACTTTTAGCTCTTcgggccgtttggataatgggatcCATACCGAAATTGGTGTGGCTTAACATGAGTGTAcggcgagcataagtgactagtcatagcatgaaaatcattacatgtatgccataaatgtcatcatttacacGTCAGGGTCTTGCTGCTCCTGGTTAATtgcgttcacatgacatatcgaaaaactggtatggtatgacaggactgcatggtgaacataaacaacaaacaaa
This region includes:
- the LOC142776794 gene encoding uncharacterized protein LOC142776794: MAYGQRRRHRWSRPGFEDFDTSIQRGFRRAVRGGGDDFCEWQDLRYKLNYMRQQRMDLWRRESPDPRNTQPNSSKGNYDCDQRKPRGRQTSVAIQKKRACGINAERGSIRDEAATRATAHQTSVVIAASNDTAGNGWHSSMHGRPEPMHQGLALTNYNLTSTGAQIYSSSEQQKTPTASMAEKHFPPNIQGDFEHVERRNTEDEVILEQTNTENRRDNLVSETRNNSQVLHYERPTSPKAVGGPPAFVAVMQESTQDHQFLQGHVHPEQSFATIGPCINTEITGAKKPRIEEQGNVTSIKDRLQLRALTATSSNSEHPAHQDHQHRPPSRRRRREQVITSDSESDDSEPGAKVLKMLSTEGEGHRAEQSSAGRQELPSEVPSEDEWMMEDLMERFGDLYKQA